In one Drosophila pseudoobscura strain MV-25-SWS-2005 chromosome X, UCI_Dpse_MV25, whole genome shotgun sequence genomic region, the following are encoded:
- the LOC4814227 gene encoding keratin, type II cytoskeletal 1, producing MDNLRVLLLLFLIVPAPSSSRPSRGMQLQSHYLRAVAAYRRLERTLPREELRALTGIGLLNGARQAEQLMEEQLVVAIKELLLQTDMQQSDRVLPKIDAIEQQLTRDQRALDILSSALDVLSNTKDDHEFRLELRELAAQQMEDELLQQELSADITQQPELGERLGQLRRQILKQVPQMKVELDAKIEKALRHLLEQASDDGVLAKAIHKQKVVHKRAAVHDDDEEERQYPREMRIIKSILTEANHLRFQDDFRENLVEQQPERRIRQQEKELGEQDQDQDQDQDQETTDSELDDLQDDAEELDLKSRNVTAKGRTRPKAKSKPKPKPKPKPNPKAKQEVDPGSTELMKEGGDGDGDDDDDLGDIGEGGAGGGGAGGGGGLVGIIGSLSGGEGGSDVGALIGALTGVVSTLFGPGGLDIETLISTSTSLLSGLLSGNKNFGTVLGQYVGTAFDGLSGGGGADPEEEGPPQPLTFAKSLLSSFLEAKFRPAEASEERHDSAELPRPRKKKEGAAGGFDSGGFVKQVASHLVSSALGLLLNAALGASGGASTASKGIFSSSSSSSHSSSSGGGAGGGGGHHWKPSASERSWAYAYDEPF from the exons ATGGACAACCTTCgagtgctgctcctgctcttcctGATCGTCCCGGCCCCTTCCAGCAGCCGGCCGAGCCGAGGGATGCAACTGCAGTCCCACTACCTGCGCGCCGTGGCCGCCTACCGTCGCCTGGAGCGGACTCTGCCGCGGGAGGAGCTGAGGGCCCTCACAGGCATTGGCCTGCTGAACGGAGCTCGCCAGGCTGAGCAGCTAATGGAGGAGCAGCTGGTGGTGGCCAtcaaggagctgctgctgcagacggACATGCAGCAGAGCGACCGGGTGCTGCCCAAGATCGATGCcatcgagcagcagctgacgAGGGACCAGCGGGCCCTGGACATCCTGAGCAGCGCCCTGGATGTGCTCTCCAACACCAAGGACGATCACGAGTTCCGCCTGGAGCTGCGCGAGCTGGCCGCCCAGCAAATGGAGGatgagctgctgcagcaggagctcTCGGCGGACATCACCCAGCAGCCGGAGCTGGGGGAGCGGCTGGGCCAGCTGCGCAGGCAGATCCTCAAGCAGGTGCCCCAAATGAAGGTCGAGCTGGATGCGAAGATCGAGAAGGCGCTGAGGCATCTTCTAGAGCAGGCCTCCGATGACGGGGTGCTGGCCAAGGCCATCCACAAGCAGAAGGTCGTCCACAAGCGAGCTGCTGTccacgatgacgatgaggaggagcgACAATATCCCAGGGAAATGCGCATCATCAAGTCCATTCTGACAGAG GCCAATCATTTGCGCTTCCAGGATGACTTCCGGGAGAATCTGGTGGAACAGCAGCCAGAGAGACGCATCAGGCAGCAGGAAAAGGAACTGggggagcaggaccaggaccaagaTCAGGACCAGGATCAGGAGACCACCGACTCGGAGCTGGACGATCTGCAAGACGACGCGGAGGAGCTTGATTTGAAA TCCCGAAATGTTACAGCCAAGGGGAGAACCAGGCCAAAAGCAAAatccaaacccaaacccaaaccaaaaccaaagcccaATCCGAAGGCCAAACAGGAGGTGGACCCTGGCTCCACCGAGCTGATGAAAGAGGGAGGAGATGGtgatggcgatgatgatgatgacctTGGAGACATTGGAGAAGGTGGAGCAGGTGGTGGCGgcgccggcggcggcggaggtcTGGTCGGAATTATTGGGAGTCTAAGCGGC GGAGAAGGCGGCTCGGACGTGGGCGCCTTGATTGGAGCTCTCACTGGCGTCGTTTCCACTTTATTTGGG CCTGGTGGCCTGGACATTGAGACTCTGATCAGCACCTCCACCTCGCTGCTGTCGGGTCTGCTGTCCGGCAACAAGAATTTCGGCACTGTCCTGGGACAATATGTGGGCACCGCCTTCGACGGTCTCTCTGGCGGAGGTGGAGCG GACCCAGAGGAAGAAGGACCACCGCAGCCTCTGACCTTCGCCAAGAGCCTGCTCTCCAGCTTCCTGGAGGCAAAGTTTCGTCCCGCCGAGGCTTCTGAAGAACGCCACGACAGCGCGGAGCTGCCAAGGCCCCGGAAAAAGAAGGAGGGTGCCGCGGGAGGCTTCGATTCAGGGGGCTTTGTCAAGCAGGTGGCCTCCCACCTGGTCAGCAGTGCCCTGGGCCTGCTGCTTAACGCCGCCCTGGGTGCCTCGGGTGGGGCCTCGACGGCTTCCAAGGGCATCttctcgagcagcagcagcagcagccacagcagcagcagcggtggtggAGCTGGCGGAGGAGGGGGCCACCACTGGAAGCCGTCGGCCAGCGAACGATCCTGGGCCTACGCCTACGACGAGCCATTCTAG